In the Paenibacillus sp. FSL H7-0357 genome, one interval contains:
- a CDS encoding glycosyltransferase family 2 protein: MDHSEELQQAGYRLLHQLHDDIQHFSAEELSREAIVRRGREISSKESAPAIQEHLATLAEVIEAYLAGRASEDALEYYLLRQFHIELNTIEGLLTQLARLSSGTGETENLLPESADPAVYPKVSVIITTYNRKDFLHQAIQSILRQDYPHKEITVIDDCSSDGTGEMMHTNFGGDPRVIFMQNETNSGPGNNRRKAFAAHGDGEYILFLDDDDYLIDSSYLSRAVNFHLTHPEASFVAANVFLEYSKSRKLTISSLQLASITGKKDYFMNFEQKGYPKPASTLTTVFKREALMSMDILSMNMVNDASIYLRALLIGDAGFIDCLAGVYRIHGNNITFHLSQSFLIENLEEKRLIRNMAIERYGYNKQEMNEWFNHNVYDTISYYLMNSAKSHTDFKFMYNWASSHSPKAYSQLKRQFRTKLMKKQLLRVSFVRSLLNR; this comes from the coding sequence ATGGATCACAGCGAGGAATTGCAACAGGCCGGCTACCGATTACTCCATCAGCTCCATGACGATATTCAGCATTTCTCCGCCGAAGAGCTGTCACGCGAAGCCATTGTACGCCGGGGCCGGGAGATTAGCAGCAAGGAAAGCGCACCCGCGATCCAGGAACATCTGGCAACCTTGGCTGAAGTGATCGAGGCTTATTTGGCGGGGAGAGCGTCTGAGGATGCACTGGAGTACTATTTATTGCGCCAATTTCATATTGAATTGAATACGATTGAGGGACTGCTTACGCAGCTTGCCAGACTCAGCAGCGGAACCGGGGAAACAGAGAACCTGCTGCCTGAATCCGCCGATCCGGCTGTTTATCCGAAGGTCAGCGTCATTATCACTACTTATAATAGAAAAGACTTCCTGCATCAGGCGATTCAGAGCATTCTGCGGCAGGATTATCCCCATAAAGAAATTACCGTCATTGACGACTGTTCCAGCGATGGCACGGGCGAGATGATGCACACGAATTTTGGCGGTGACCCGCGTGTCATCTTCATGCAGAATGAAACCAACAGCGGGCCGGGGAATAACCGGCGCAAGGCTTTTGCCGCTCATGGAGACGGTGAATATATTCTGTTCCTCGATGATGACGACTATCTGATTGACTCCAGTTATTTAAGCAGAGCTGTGAATTTTCACCTGACGCATCCTGAGGCATCATTTGTGGCCGCAAACGTATTTCTGGAATACTCCAAAAGCCGGAAGCTCACGATCTCCAGCCTGCAGCTGGCCAGCATTACCGGCAAAAAGGATTATTTCATGAATTTCGAGCAGAAGGGTTATCCCAAGCCTGCCTCTACACTAACCACAGTCTTCAAACGCGAAGCGCTGATGAGCATGGACATTCTGAGCATGAACATGGTCAACGATGCGTCGATTTACCTGCGTGCCCTGCTGATCGGCGATGCCGGGTTCATTGATTGTTTGGCCGGGGTGTACCGGATTCATGGCAATAACATCACCTTTCATCTCAGCCAGTCGTTCCTGATCGAGAACCTGGAGGAGAAGCGGCTTATCCGCAATATGGCGATTGAACGCTACGGCTACAATAAGCAGGAAATGAACGAGTGGTTCAACCACAATGTGTATGACACGATCTCTTACTACCTGATGAATTCGGCCAAAAGTCATACCGACTTTAAGTTCATGTATAACTGGGCCAGCAGCCATTCCCCCAAAGCTTACAGCCAGCTGAAACGCCAATTCCGCACCAAGCTGATGAAAAAGCAGCTGTTGCGGGTATCCTTCGTTCGTTCGCTGCTCAACCGGTAA
- a CDS encoding lipopolysaccharide biosynthesis protein has product MKAKRSLLNLGFGLTSQVITIILGFFIPRLIMVNYGSEANGLIASIVQIISYFALLEAGVGAASLQALYKPIANNDRGHINSILAATSSYYKKTGMYYFISVVLLAVIYPLVIHSEINKVSIMAIILFSGLGGAINYYFQGKFRILLIAEGKSYVETSIVTIANILNNVVRIILLLQGVNIIAVQASFFVLTLLQIVAFYFYSKKYYKWIDLSHKPDFAAIGQKNSVMVHEISYLIFRNTDVLILTIFTNLKIVSIYVMYNMIFTIVDNIVQTVNGSIKAALGQSYHEGKEAFVKFYDAYEVYFMGLIFAILTVVYIIILPFMKLYTAGVNDVNYINAWLPVLFVVIKLLTNARTTSNNIITIAGHFRNTQFRSIMESAINLGASIIFVIFFGIYGVLMGTIAALLYRSIDIVVYASRVLLERSPWITFRRWLTNVAVFAAIVFVTTKLNLSITSYTGVILWAVLLGIIILPIYFLVGSLMEREVFLYTWGYLKGFRTKLKLKRKVTAGQA; this is encoded by the coding sequence ATGAAAGCTAAACGGAGTCTGCTGAACCTCGGCTTTGGCCTTACCAGCCAGGTGATCACAATTATTCTCGGCTTCTTCATTCCAAGACTGATTATGGTCAACTACGGCTCCGAAGCCAATGGTCTCATTGCATCCATCGTGCAGATCATCAGTTACTTCGCCCTGCTTGAAGCCGGGGTCGGTGCAGCTTCGCTGCAGGCTCTGTATAAGCCGATAGCCAACAATGACCGGGGTCATATCAATTCGATTCTCGCGGCAACCTCCAGCTATTATAAAAAAACGGGAATGTACTATTTTATCTCCGTCGTATTGCTTGCAGTCATTTATCCGCTGGTCATCCACTCGGAGATCAACAAAGTGAGCATCATGGCGATTATTTTATTCTCGGGTCTGGGCGGAGCCATCAACTATTACTTCCAGGGCAAATTCAGAATTCTGCTGATCGCCGAGGGTAAAAGCTATGTGGAGACGTCCATCGTCACCATCGCAAATATTCTGAACAATGTCGTGCGGATCATCCTGCTGCTGCAGGGCGTGAACATCATTGCCGTGCAGGCTTCGTTCTTCGTGCTCACCCTGCTGCAGATCGTCGCCTTCTATTTCTATTCGAAGAAATATTATAAGTGGATCGACCTCAGCCACAAGCCGGATTTTGCAGCCATTGGCCAGAAGAATTCGGTTATGGTGCATGAGATTTCCTATCTCATCTTCCGCAATACGGACGTGTTGATTCTGACTATATTTACGAACCTGAAGATCGTCAGCATCTACGTGATGTACAACATGATCTTCACCATTGTCGACAATATCGTCCAGACGGTCAACGGAAGCATAAAGGCCGCCTTGGGCCAAAGCTACCATGAGGGCAAAGAGGCCTTCGTGAAGTTCTATGATGCTTACGAGGTCTATTTCATGGGTCTCATCTTTGCCATTCTGACCGTTGTCTATATCATCATCCTGCCGTTCATGAAACTGTACACGGCCGGCGTCAACGATGTGAACTATATTAATGCCTGGCTGCCGGTTCTATTCGTGGTGATTAAATTGTTGACCAATGCCCGCACCACCTCCAACAATATCATTACGATTGCCGGACATTTCAGAAACACCCAGTTCCGCTCTATTATGGAGTCGGCGATCAATCTGGGGGCTTCGATCATTTTCGTCATCTTCTTCGGAATTTATGGCGTGCTGATGGGCACCATCGCCGCGCTGCTGTACCGTTCCATTGATATTGTTGTCTATGCCAGCCGGGTATTGCTGGAGCGCAGTCCATGGATCACTTTCCGCAGATGGCTGACCAACGTTGCGGTCTTCGCTGCCATCGTTTTTGTCACCACCAAGCTCAACCTCAGCATTACCTCATACACCGGTGTGATTCTGTGGGCCGTGCTGCTCGGCATCATCATCCTGCCCATCTATTTCCTGGTCGGATCGCTGATGGAACGCGAGGTATTCCTTTATACCTGGGGTTATCTCAAAGGCTTCCGTACGAAGCTCAAGCTGAAGCGTAAAGTTACGGCCGGGCAGGCTTAA
- a CDS encoding threonine aldolase family protein, producing the protein MSETKSLLEAFNATAMKLAGHGKREIEVLKEAFAGVDGQTDSDIYGGGGLIEDFQAEMAEVLGKETAVFFPSGTMAQQIALRIWCDRKGMKTVAYHPLCHLEIHEQDGLKELHHIEPLLLADKDSLITLDDVKNIGKDIACLLLELPQREIGGQLPEYAELEAISAYCRGQGIILHLDGARLFEVLPYYGKTAAEVCSLFDSVYISFYKGIGGIAGAILAGSREFTEESKIWKRRHGGDLVSLYPYIVPAQYYYRQRAGKMGQYYEEAKELAALLGGCHKVSTLPQQPVSNMFHVHFAMAKEQLEPILVTVYEQTGVGLTASLRETGETSCFFEMHIGDRYGSIPKAELGAAVELLDQLIKQA; encoded by the coding sequence ATGAGTGAGACAAAATCACTGCTTGAAGCCTTTAACGCCACGGCTATGAAGTTGGCCGGACACGGGAAACGCGAGATTGAAGTGTTGAAAGAGGCCTTTGCCGGAGTGGATGGACAGACGGACAGCGATATTTACGGAGGGGGCGGGCTGATCGAGGATTTCCAGGCCGAAATGGCGGAAGTTCTCGGGAAGGAGACGGCGGTCTTTTTTCCCAGCGGGACCATGGCCCAGCAAATTGCTCTAAGAATCTGGTGCGACCGTAAGGGAATGAAGACGGTAGCATATCATCCTTTATGCCATCTGGAGATTCATGAGCAGGACGGGCTTAAAGAGCTGCATCATATCGAGCCGCTGCTTCTTGCGGATAAGGACAGCTTAATTACACTGGATGATGTGAAGAACATCGGAAAGGACATTGCTTGTCTGCTGCTGGAGCTGCCGCAGCGCGAAATCGGCGGCCAGCTGCCCGAGTATGCCGAGCTTGAAGCCATCTCCGCCTATTGCCGCGGGCAGGGCATTATTCTGCATCTCGATGGCGCGAGATTGTTTGAGGTGCTGCCGTATTACGGGAAGACGGCGGCTGAGGTATGCAGCCTGTTTGACAGCGTATATATCTCCTTCTATAAAGGGATTGGCGGCATCGCCGGTGCCATTCTCGCGGGCAGCAGGGAGTTTACAGAGGAATCGAAGATCTGGAAACGGCGGCATGGCGGCGACTTGGTCAGCCTCTACCCGTACATCGTCCCGGCCCAATATTATTACCGGCAGAGAGCCGGCAAGATGGGACAATACTATGAGGAAGCCAAGGAGCTTGCTGCTTTGTTGGGTGGCTGCCATAAGGTGTCTACACTTCCGCAGCAGCCGGTCTCGAACATGTTCCATGTCCATTTTGCCATGGCCAAGGAGCAGCTTGAGCCGATACTGGTTACAGTGTATGAGCAAACCGGAGTGGGGCTGACTGCATCGCTGAGGGAAACAGGGGAAACCTCCTGCTTTTTTGAGATGCATATCGGTGACCGCTATGGCAGTATCCCCAAAGCAGAGCTTGGCGCAGCGGTAGAACTGCTGGATCAGCTGATAAAACAAGCGTAA
- a CDS encoding glycosyltransferase family A protein has product MQGLSVAICTRNRVQDLTRCIHSITKQSIGRTYPIEVIIIDDGEIPEGTLKGFEALLAGCGYPLLYHSKTERGLWLSRIKAVELSTMDKILFLDDDVEIPDHYLATLIQTYLDHPNCAGVGGVAIGMRNSFLGTIRCLLSFQQSLSSGKLSLSGQAGSMYNWHKARKIFKTEFQHGCNMSFKKEAIQDLKPVPWLQSYSVGEDILMSRIAQGSGPLYINPELKLLHHESPASRDNLENVAYMRVLNHVHLLKDKRSGPVGYLALVWTTLYLILREQPKKNTAAISGYKKGLREIFSRQTAG; this is encoded by the coding sequence ATGCAAGGATTGTCAGTGGCTATCTGCACGAGGAACCGGGTACAGGACCTGACACGGTGCATTCATTCTATAACTAAACAAAGCATAGGCCGGACGTATCCTATAGAGGTCATTATCATTGATGACGGAGAGATTCCCGAAGGAACCCTCAAGGGGTTCGAAGCCTTATTGGCCGGTTGCGGTTATCCCCTTTTGTACCACAGCAAAACTGAACGGGGATTATGGCTGTCCCGAATCAAGGCGGTGGAGCTGTCTACTATGGACAAGATCCTCTTCCTTGATGACGACGTCGAAATCCCCGATCATTATCTGGCCACTTTAATCCAAACCTACCTCGACCATCCGAACTGCGCAGGTGTCGGCGGGGTCGCCATCGGGATGCGCAACAGCTTCCTCGGCACGATCCGCTGTCTGCTCTCCTTCCAGCAATCTCTATCGAGCGGCAAGCTTTCCTTAAGCGGCCAGGCCGGCTCCATGTACAATTGGCATAAGGCACGGAAGATCTTCAAGACAGAGTTCCAGCACGGCTGCAACATGTCCTTCAAGAAAGAGGCCATTCAAGACCTCAAACCCGTCCCCTGGCTCCAAAGCTACAGCGTCGGTGAAGACATTCTTATGTCCCGGATCGCGCAAGGTTCCGGCCCCCTTTATATCAATCCCGAACTTAAACTTCTGCATCATGAGTCCCCGGCCTCCAGAGACAATCTTGAGAATGTAGCTTATATGAGAGTGCTGAACCATGTGCATTTGCTCAAGGATAAACGTTCGGGACCTGTCGGTTATCTCGCCCTGGTCTGGACGACGCTCTATCTGATTTTGCGGGAACAGCCCAAGAAGAATACAGCTGCCATCAGCGGCTACAAAAAAGGGCTGAGAGAAATATTTTCCAGGCAAACCGCCGGTTAA
- a CDS encoding polysaccharide pyruvyl transferase family protein, with the protein MKKMMISAYTEFNLGDDLFIKVLCERYPDTRFMIIAPRLYKLVFKDIKNLKVYASDSVLFRGINYVFRKLKLHNNFLQRFLGDQSDGTVHIGGSIFMQGEHWAEYVANAEAMRNKSKPYYLMGANFGPFTDDEYYQVHRRIFPEYTDVSFREQYSYDLFKDLGNVRMAPDIIFQLKYNANETSSGQKPPAGQTIAISVIKPSSKNLSGFDNLYYEKMNDVAIYFIKQGYAVHFMSFCQHEGDQEAIGQIIGLIPAEFQEQTHVHLYKTNIDDILAALAGASCIVASRFHAMILGWVFDKPVFPVAYSSKMVNVMQDAYFTGKYTDFAHLAELTPEEVYDSMATNRLDVTLQANQAEKHFEQLDAYLSPAPLMEGRRSYES; encoded by the coding sequence ATGAAGAAGATGATGATAAGCGCATATACAGAATTCAATTTGGGCGATGATTTGTTTATCAAGGTACTCTGCGAACGGTATCCGGATACCCGGTTTATGATCATCGCTCCCCGTCTATACAAGCTGGTATTCAAGGACATCAAGAACCTCAAGGTCTACGCTTCGGACTCCGTCCTGTTCCGGGGAATTAATTATGTCTTCAGAAAATTAAAGCTGCATAACAACTTTCTGCAGAGATTTCTGGGTGATCAGTCAGATGGAACCGTACATATCGGCGGGTCTATTTTTATGCAGGGAGAACACTGGGCGGAATATGTGGCGAACGCGGAAGCCATGCGCAACAAGAGCAAGCCGTATTATTTGATGGGCGCCAATTTCGGTCCCTTTACGGATGATGAGTATTACCAGGTGCACCGGCGGATTTTTCCGGAATATACCGACGTCTCTTTCAGAGAGCAATACTCCTATGATTTATTTAAGGATTTGGGCAATGTCCGAATGGCTCCGGATATTATCTTCCAGCTGAAATATAACGCAAACGAAACCTCATCCGGACAAAAACCTCCAGCGGGCCAAACGATTGCGATTTCGGTGATTAAGCCGTCGTCCAAGAACTTAAGCGGTTTTGACAACCTCTATTATGAAAAAATGAATGATGTTGCAATCTATTTCATCAAGCAGGGTTATGCCGTGCATTTCATGTCATTTTGCCAGCATGAAGGCGACCAGGAAGCCATTGGGCAGATTATCGGTCTGATTCCGGCAGAATTTCAGGAGCAGACCCATGTTCACCTCTATAAAACAAACATAGATGACATCCTCGCCGCGCTGGCAGGTGCCAGCTGTATTGTCGCTTCCAGGTTCCATGCGATGATTCTGGGCTGGGTGTTTGACAAGCCTGTGTTCCCGGTGGCCTACAGCAGCAAGATGGTCAATGTCATGCAGGATGCCTATTTTACCGGAAAATACACCGATTTCGCCCATTTGGCCGAGCTTACGCCGGAAGAGGTGTATGACAGCATGGCCACTAACCGGCTTGACGTGACGCTGCAGGCAAATCAGGCAGAAAAGCATTTTGAACAATTGGACGCTTATCTGTCACCGGCACCGTTGATGGAAGGGAGAAGAAGCTATGAAAGCTAA
- a CDS encoding glycosyltransferase family 2 protein, with translation MSVSIVVPMYNLERYLTPLLLSLLEQSGKRFELIMVDDGSTDRTYEVAADFLEKHPDLRSKLIRTPNSGVSAARNTGLASATGDYVLFLDGDDYADSSLVLSIEGATRTTDPDVVCWGYNLVREDQSTIVSFTSGQSDTTGSEALQNIFVHKSLRIWTGSIAFKRSFLLENDIRYTERCVNGEDQEFIYKALSRASRVISIPDVLSYYVQRTSSITGTYNVNKFDVVAAFKRVDEYFKAHPFSEASTISELLLTREMTENYFYNLKTCLNGTSGIRMRDLLHDIEKTYPHLNHEMLLIMKRYSGDDRQLAFRIKAFLISPPLYARLIHMDRSWLQFKHKLKTMITRKEIKI, from the coding sequence ATGAGTGTGAGCATTGTAGTGCCCATGTACAATTTAGAACGTTATTTAACACCTCTGCTGCTCTCACTCCTGGAACAGAGCGGGAAGAGGTTCGAGCTGATTATGGTCGATGACGGCTCAACAGACCGGACGTATGAGGTGGCCGCTGACTTCCTGGAGAAGCATCCTGATCTGCGTTCGAAGCTGATCCGCACTCCCAATTCCGGAGTGAGCGCCGCAAGAAACACCGGTTTGGCCTCAGCTACAGGAGATTACGTGCTGTTCCTGGACGGAGACGATTACGCCGACAGCAGCCTGGTGCTGAGTATTGAGGGCGCCACGCGGACCACGGATCCCGATGTGGTCTGCTGGGGCTACAACCTCGTCCGGGAGGATCAGTCGACAATTGTAAGCTTCACTTCCGGTCAGTCCGACACTACGGGAAGCGAGGCGCTGCAGAATATTTTTGTACACAAAAGCCTGAGAATCTGGACCGGAAGCATTGCCTTCAAGCGGAGCTTTCTCCTGGAGAACGACATCCGCTACACGGAGCGCTGTGTGAACGGAGAGGATCAGGAATTTATCTATAAAGCCTTATCCAGAGCGTCCCGGGTGATCTCGATCCCCGACGTATTATCCTATTATGTGCAAAGGACGTCATCCATTACAGGCACGTATAATGTGAACAAATTTGATGTCGTCGCTGCCTTCAAGCGGGTGGATGAATACTTCAAAGCCCATCCCTTCAGTGAGGCCAGCACCATCTCGGAGCTCCTCCTGACCCGGGAGATGACGGAGAACTACTTTTACAATCTCAAGACCTGCCTGAACGGCACCTCGGGAATCCGCATGCGTGACCTGCTTCATGACATTGAGAAGACCTACCCTCATTTGAACCACGAGATGCTGCTCATTATGAAACGCTACAGCGGGGATGACAGACAGCTCGCTTTTAGAATCAAAGCCTTCTTAATTTCCCCGCCTTTATATGCGCGGTTGATCCACATGGACAGAAGCTGGCTCCAGTTCAAACATAAGCTCAAAACCATGATCACCAGAAAGGAAATTAAGATATGA